Genomic DNA from Betta splendens chromosome 10, fBetSpl5.4, whole genome shotgun sequence:
cacaatcattattattattattccgaTTCTGTATAAAGATAAGTGACTAACCTGTGTGCGTCCTCTTGTGGATCTTTAGATTTTCTGATCTTGCAAAAACTTTCTCACAGCCGTGAAAGGGGCACGGAAAGGGCTTCTCCCCTGTGTGGACCCTGACGTGGTTCACCAGCTTGTATTTGGCTTTGAAAGGCTTCCTCTCCCTGGCACAGTTCTCCCAGTGGCACACATATTCAGAATGCTCAGGTCCTCCGACATGCTCCACTGTCACATGGGTGACAAGTTCATACATGGTCCCGAAGGATCTGGAGCAGGGCAGCTTCCCAGCGCCTTCTTGGCCGTCACTCCATCTGCACACCAGTTCATGCTTCACTGTTTGTTTAGAGCATCTGAAGAACGCGTCGCCTCCTCCACGCTGGATTGCCATGTTCAGGGGTTTGTACAGACCCAGGAATTGTGTAACAAGTTGCTGGTTTCCCTTGGGGCTAAGCGTTTGGCCGTAGGGGTGAGTCCGGGTGAGGAGGTCGCCAGGGAGACCCAGCATCATCTGGCTGCCCAGGTCTCGAGATGGGTCCGTGGAGGCGTGGGCCTGCTCCTGGTAACTCGTGAAAAAAGCATGACTTCTGTTGTCCCTGCAGCCAGGAAAGTCGCGGTACCTTCCAATCCCGCCATGTTGGGTAGCTCTTGATGCCAGTTGATCAGTGACGGGTGGCATGCCGGCTCCAGAAAGATTGGCTCCAATGATAATGCCCCTAGGGCTGTGCTCTAACCGATGGCTGGGATATCCAGAGTCTGAAAAATTGGGAACCGAATGGTCAACATATGCACCGGACCTCGTCTCGGGGTAGTCTCGCAAATTGTGCGAGGGGCAGAGTTTTAAGGAACTGCCAGTGGGGTGTCCCATGTGCTCTCCTGCCAAAGGTGGCAGCACCACGCTGGGTTCAGTATTGCTCTCCCCGGGGTTGACGCAAGAGAGAGGGCAGCCACTAAACCTCGAAAGGCTTGTCATGTTTTGTTGTGAGTTTGGCTATGAGTTTGCAAAATCAACGCATGCAGCACTCAGGATACACCTAGAAAGTCTGTTTCCATTTTCCCTGTTGTATATCATCTGCATGTGAAATTCTTGGCCGTGAACTTCGCAGAAGTAGGAACCAGACTCAATTTCGATAAAGTTGGTGTGAGTCCCATGCCGTTCACTTTGCCCTCTTGATTTGTGGCAATAACCGTGGTAGTAAAAATGCTTCGAAACAGGCCATGGTGCAATATAAAAGCACAGCAGGCAAACCTGCTTTTAAAAAGGGAGCTTTGGGATTGGTTGGAATGCGCTGTGATTGACAGGCGCTGGGTTTGTTTTAAAAGGGACACGCAGGCGTTCGCTGCACGACTCCGTTTTCAAATATCGCAGAGAAAATGCTTTGAAATGTGCCGCGTTACTCCCAAATATTACTGCCTTTTTAATTTCTCGTAAGACCCCTTTTCTGAATCTCTAAATCTCCGAATGTGAAAAGTGCACAAGTTAACGTGTAAAACGCATcatttgataaaaaaaagaaaagcaaagtgaTTAAATTCGGAAAAGAGTGAAGCCTCCGTATAGTTCACTACACAGGAGCAAGCACAGGGCAGAACCTGTTGAAAGCTCTCTTTTAAACGGAGTGAAGCCTTTATCTCACAATAACGTCTCATTTTAATTATCAACAGAAGTGATGTTGTATTTAACAACGTTTGAAACTGCGCTGCCACGTGCAATTTGCACCGCAGCCTTCAAGCTGctttgcagttttattttatagtaTGTGCATTTGTCCAAACGTACCTGTTGGTctcatgttaaaaaaataaaacttccaTATAGCAACAAGTTGCTCTGCACGAGGCACCAACGTATCCGTTTATtggaaaaataatatttaagaGAGACACGATCAAGCAGTGTCACTGGAGAAAACTGAAGAACACGATGCACTATTTTATCTTCCAGTCCACTCTGAACTATTTATACACATAAACACGCTCTCATTAGGCCTAAATAAATTATGAATCATCAAAAGCACACCGTGCGTCTTGCAGGACAGCGCATACGTACAATCGGTTACGTTAAAACGGGAATTATGAGACATCACAAGCAGCAGTCGACAGGCTGCGCAGTTCTTAGGAAACTCGCATCAACTTCTGGGGTTCTGTGAGGACAGCAGCTTCAAGCTCTCCACGCTTCTCGACTGCAGCACATTTTTCTGCACGACTCCTCGCTTTGACTGGGCTCTGATTCTGTCGACGCACTTTCTTCTCCCTAAACCACCTTAGCCACATTCTTTTATCTGTTGCCTTTATTGAAATCTACTAAATGTGACCTGGGCTCTAGTCTGGAGCTCAGAGCTTTAAAGTGAACCCCTATTATTTCCAAAGACTGTACCTGGCAGAATTTTCAACAtatcctttaaaaaaaataaaaaagggggtgAAAAAATCCTTTTCCACATTGTTATGCTGACGTCACCTGTGGTGGATCATAGGCAGAGACAAAGCAAGGGGCCCACTTGACATTAAGTCCCGCAAAATAGTAGACAGGCCCAGAACTGGCCTAATTCCGTCATGATTGTAATGGACGCTCATGTTTGTCAACCTTTAACCCGATGCATTTCCGAAAATGATTGAAGGTTGAAGGCAAATAGACCGAGAGTTTCCAATCTGTCATTCAGACAGCATAAAGGACTGACAGACCTGCGCCCCAGATGACTCCAGAATTTCCTCTGcagcaaaaagacaaaacaggaacagagacCATCTGCAATAACTGCACTTTATGACTGAAGTGTGCGCTATGGGCGTATTAAAGAACTGCAGATAATACTGTAAAATTCTGTAATGTGCTGTTAAAGAGCCAagattatttaaataataaatatgctaATGTGTTCAAATGGCTCTTAATGTGGTCATAACCTAATAAGAGTGTGGCCTAATAAGCAGTTTTCCATAAATTAGAAGTTATATTAATTTCTTAGACCACATGTAAGTCTAGTAGAAACATATTCAGCTAAATGgatctaatttaattatttaatgtatGTGTGAATTTACAAAGcaagttttacattttataatttCCCAAAGTTGGGGTAGATATTTTAAATCTCAAAGTGATACATCTTAATAGATAAATAATCTGAAACAAGCAACTGTGAGACAATAAtctaaacatttgtttgttgctATTTTTTAAAATCTCATTACAATACATCAATATTATTAGTTCTATTTGTTCTCAAATAACTGCAgtggattttcttttttctttttttttcagtattttGACATTTGCAGACCCTTCAACTCTCCAGCTTTACGATTCTAGTCATTTACATTTGTTGCTTGACAGACCAGACAAAATCTTTGTGACTGTTGCAAACAAAATATCACTCACAACCATCAAAACATTTATGTCAGGGAGCAGCCTTTACATGCGTATGGCTCCAGTTGCTCCCATTACAGTGAAACTGGACCAACTCACTGCAAAGAAGCAGGAGTCAAATGTCAGTAGGACCAAAGTTACAGTTTAACATCATGTTAAGGACTAGACTCCAAATCCAGCTAACCTGATGCAATAGTGGGACAGAATTCTTATAAAATCATAAAACGCATATTTGTAATATAATGTATATTTGTAAACCTATTCGCACACACTCAAAATACAAAGCGCAtccttttttaaaattcaaatttATTAGGTCTAGTATATCGTGAAAATGTGAACGCCGCtcaaaaatattacaaaaattAAGCGGGCacagatttattttaaaaaaattctCCAAATGTACGTATACAACATATAGACATGCAGTTGATGCCTGTAATTTATGTGgtacaaacaaagaaaaacatccCTGTGCCATTTTAtgcttgtgtgtatgtttaaaCAACTGCTGCAATTAGCAGTGAGTGTGCTGAGATATGATAATTGATGAGGGATGGCAGTCTTGCCATGGGTTTATGAAATTTAGATGAATTAACAGGTTTGGGATGAGTCCATTTGCAGACAGATGCTCCAGTAAATCACAGCAAGAGGTCATTAGTCCTTTCCATCAGCCATATGAAGGTGAACTCCAAAAAGTCACTCAAGACCCAACTGACCTTATAATCAACGAAATGCAGACACCGATTTGCTGTTGTCACAGTCTTAAAGGATGTGGAGCAATGAAAAATACTAACATAATACTGAGATTGAGTGTATTGATTATACGCGTAAAAGCGGTAGTATCTACAACAAAATCATAGTCATCATCGCTTGCACAgaaattaaaccaaacatctgatatgtatttaaaatgataaCAAATAGTGTAAATATTTCTCATGTACGCGGAGTATTCTGTAATTGAGCGCATGCAAATGTTCTACATGTAAACATTCATGCTGAAGCATAGGAAAgctgttattttattatgttatttagCTGAGTGAAATATTATGGTATTAATGCAGACCAGAACCTGAGgctttgtgctgttgtggcTTCGCACACCCAGACAACTCAGCAGTGTTGTGGAAaatgcccccccacacacacataaaccccatgctgcacacaacacaacacagcaattCATTTTCTCATTAACCCACGGTGCAAAGAGTCTGACAATGTGGAACATGCTACACTAAAAACACAGCGAAAAACCTACTAGAGTTTCAGCACAAACCACAGAACCACGACACGGTCCCGTCCAGTAACTGTGCAGACACACTgaccgtcacacacacacacacacacacacacactagtgctGGATATATAATAGTAAGTACATTCActggttcagctgctgttttagGGGAATGAAGCTTTAACTTGTGTCTGGCCACTAGTGAGTTAACTTTAAACCCACAAACTTGTCCATAGCACCAGTGGCCTGAGCCAGTTAAACATAGTGCAGGCTTGAGGACAGGCAACACAcaattatttataaaaaaaaaaaaaaaacactttgctgTACAAGTAAAACCACAAATCACAGCTGAGCTGTCATGGGCCAGTTTGACTGTGTAAGAAAAATAATCATGAATGTAGGCCATTTTTAAATTATGCACTGAAAtaagctgcacagctgctgaCTAACAGATCTGGGCAGAATACACGtagaaatgtgaaaatgtgcttTTACCATTcaggctggtgtttgtgtgctgctctTTTCCAACAGCACAGGCCTGCTGTCACAGAAGTATACGCACTACAACACAGTCATATTTTAAGCCAACGCGCATGCTCCGTTTAGAGAATATCACATTATAACCAATGAGATATTCCAACGCCTGCGAGGCACGTCCCAACACAGaaaactaaataattaaatgttacaCAGCACAGAACAACCTTGAATTATCATTATTCTGTAAAATATCATTAATTTGGGAATAATCATTAAATGATAGTCAACTGTGTCAGACACTGAAGGCGAATATGCTGCGCGATTGAGTGGACGCGAACGTTTAAAATGATCACGGCTGAAGTTAAAGGCTGAGGTGAAAACGCGTCTGAGCAGAGAAGTGGCGTGAAGGGTGCAGCTCTGAACGGCACGTTCCCCGTGTCTCAAAGTTTCCACATTTACACCGTCCAGAAAGAATTAGGCGCCAACGCTGCGTTTCTTCCGGGCATGAAGGAGCAGAAACTCATttcaagaggaaaatgaaaagaattTTAAAAGCGCCATTTGTGCTGCCACGACTCGAGCTTtctactttgttttgttttatgcttTTGGGAAAACATCCACGTTTTGAAGCCTCCGTGGTCAAATTCCACATTtgaaaatcaaattaaattaatgtttaaCAAATGCCAGTATGTACCCGAAAGGATCTGCAGTAGTTTGAAAGTTAACTCTGGAGCAACAGTTGCTTTACATTAGGTCTAGTTGATGACAGCTCTCCTTCTACAGGATCCGTGGATACGCGGCTCTGCCGCCCAAGCATTTGTGCCTCATCTAAACCACGCTGCTTAATGATTTCATTAAGTATTTCATCGTGATAATAAGGCTGCGAATACTACGCCGCACGTAACCTTAAGTAGCCTCCGAAACCTTCACGTTTCAACCAGCCAATAAAATATGAAGGGAATATAGGAAACCTAACAAGCCGCTTGTCACTTGTGGAAGTTCACGAAGGCCGCTATAAATCTCACGCTGCAAAACTGCAAAGGAAAAGACTCTTGGGCGAGTGTGCCCGTAGTacagcgagtgtgtgcgtgtgtgcacgcgcaAGATGTGTGCCGCGTGAGAAGACGACTATGAGAGAGCAAAGGGGGGAGGTAAACTGTGAGAGGCTacgctgagagagagagagagcgagagagagacaggcagagggagggagggagagaaaaggaaagagagagagagggggagagagaggcagacgaTGGGTTAGGTGAGGGGCTGCAGCGACGACGTGAATCTCATTCGCCGTTTTGCTTCAAGTTGTTCAGGTTATGTACAAAAAAAGCGCAAGTGTTGTTGCACAACGGCTATGAAAAACAGAGGTATGCGGCTCTTTGCAACAATTAAATTACCATATGAGTAACAGGCCTAAGCGCCGAGCGGGCTGTGTTCACTTCAACCAAACCAAATCCCATGTAACCTCCACAGGCTAAATACAAGAGAAAGTTGATTTACACACTTCCACGCCGCGCGGTTCGCACAGACCCACCTCTGTGCCCCCTCCtagcaacacagacagacaacggAGAGCGAACTCACCTTACCAATATATATCTCTTACTCGAGGAAATGTTCTGGGAGTGAATGCGGGATGAGGGCGAAAGCAGAATGAAGGACTGatttgctgattttttttttttttttggtccagATCCCCTAAAATAAAGAATGTGAACTCTTTCCTGGGACAGATTGAGGGGGAAAGGACGTGAAAGGCTTGGAGTTAAAAAGCGCCGCTTGAAGCACTCAACGCGTCTCTGAACTTGATCAGATTTTATGTGTCCTGCAGCGAGTCAGCGGCAGCCCTGTGAAACTTGCTCAATGGCACGAATTTTTTGGCTGAGCGAAAAAATCTCAGGATATTACAATTACTGCcatctttctttctgtcttttatttctCCGTCTTACACCCTATAGAGcttttgcaaaaaaaataacCCCCTCCCTTCCATTCAAGCGGCTTCAAGAAAGCCACATTTTGGAACAGTGCCAAGTACATTCAAGTTTTCACTTAATAAGAGCCAAACTGGTGACATgaaaagagacaaacaacagatagatagatagatagatagatagatagatagatagatagatagatagatagatagatagatagatagatagatagatagatagatagatagatagatagatagatagatagatagatagatagatagatagatagatagatagatagatagatagatagatagatagatagatagatagatagatagatagatagaaaatCCCACCTTTAATATGAAAGTAGTCATCTAAAAGTTTAACCTTACTACTAAATATGTGAAAAAGTTTTACGCACGTGACAAACCAAGCGCATTTCATGTTGCGGAATTAACTTTATCTGTAactttgcaaaaaaaataacaatctgCGTTAATTCTGCTCATTTTCATTCATGCAGCTGTTTCTTTGAGGAGCATAAATCAGGTAACGCTGCATAAAGCATGCGCTGCACAGTACGCACGCAGGATGTGCGCCAGAGTGCTCCGTTATACCTGCAAAATAGTGCTTGTACGGGCCAATGAAATGAAACCAATTGAGAAGACCTGCCATCTTCAATACCAAACTGTGCCAATCATCCGAAATCTAGCCAATTAACGCCCTCCTTGGTGGTCACGTGTCAGAGGGACAGCTGAGCGCTGATTGGCCGTCGTAGCACTGCCTCCCGAGTTCATTTATGTTCTGGGAGTGAGTGATTGACTTTATCAGTCCAAGGACATCATCCGCCTGGAAAGGGGGGGAAGTTTGATCCTCTTTCTCACGGATCGCAGTCAACGGGAGTTTTTTCCTCCCAACTCTTTACGCACAGGATTTTTCCCGTTTTGGcttggcttttttattttaggattTTTTTCGCAGAGCGTGGTAAATCTCGGCGTGGTGTCTGCAGCTCGCGCGCCCCGAGAAACTggattttaattttgttttttgttttcttcccgTCTCCTAAGTTTGCATCGAGCTCATGACTATGCTTCTTGATAGCGGTCCGCAGTTTGCATCGTTAGGAATGGGGGGTTTTGGGACACCGCGGCATCACGAAATCGGGAACAGAGACCCGGGTCTGGGACTGAATCCCTTCGCCGAATCTTCCCACTCCGCCGCTTTCAAAATCAGCCCCGTGGCTCACGACATCGCCTCCGGCCAGACATCAGCTTTCACCCCGCAAGCCACTGGATATGCAGCCGCCCTGGGACACTCTCACGGCGGGCAGGTGGGCTCGTACGGCGGGGGAGCGTTCAATTCAACACGGGACTTTCTCCTGCGGAACCGGGGGGTTGGAGAGTCCACGGCGCCGAGTGCCCAGCATGGGATCTTTGCGGCTTCGGCGGGGAGCCTCCACGGGCCGCCGGGGATCACCGATAACCCCGGACATCTGTTGTTTCCAGGACTCCACGACCAGGGGGTGAGCCACACTTCACCGAGTGGACACGTTGTTAACAGCCAAATGCATCTTGGCTTACGCGGGGACATTTTCGGAAGACCTGATCCGTATCGTCCGGTCGCAAGTCCTCGGACGGACCCCTACGGGGCTCAGCTCCACAACTACAACCACCCTATCAACATGAACATGGGGATGAATGTGCCGACGCACCACGGTCCCGGGGCCTTCTTTAGATACATGAGGCAGCCGATAAAACAAGAATTATCCTGCAAATGGATAGACGAGAACCAGATGAACAGACCCAAAAAGACTTGCGACAGGACTTT
This window encodes:
- the zic6 gene encoding zic family member 6 isoform X2, with translation MVRCSLELRSSSHWFLGLLCLELTHARSPGRHRTSDSGYPSHRLEHSPRGIIIGANLSGAGMPPVTDQLASRATQHGGIGRYRDFPGCRDNRSHAFFTSYQEQAHASTDPSRDLGSQMMLGLPGDLLTRTHPYGQTLSPKGNQQLVTQFLGLYKPLNMAIQRGGGDAFFRCSKQTVKHELVCRWSDGQEGAGKLPCSRSFGTMYELVTHVTVEHVGGPEHSEYVCHWENCARERKPFKAKYKLVNHVRVHTGEKPFPCPFHGCEKVFARSENLKIHKRTHTGEKPFRCEFEGCNRRFANSSDRKKHSHVHSNDKPYMCKVRGCDKCYTHPSSLRKHMKLHCNKTHVPKSGDARPGDGGHAAEARSTRVPDGGQISPPHAPASSQDVPLSPESRDEPTPRSRFHHTFDSSLDYSAHRSQPLLDPLLLQRGSYRSQSSQYPCNQTGHTFAQSPRTFPSTSPFQKSIVNGWYTCHSGVDSFPPKHCNNIPSL
- the zic6 gene encoding zic family member 6 isoform X1, giving the protein MTSLSRFSGCPLSCVNPGESNTEPSVVLPPLAGEHMGHPTGSSLKLCPSHNLRDYPETRSGAYVDHSVPNFSDSGYPSHRLEHSPRGIIIGANLSGAGMPPVTDQLASRATQHGGIGRYRDFPGCRDNRSHAFFTSYQEQAHASTDPSRDLGSQMMLGLPGDLLTRTHPYGQTLSPKGNQQLVTQFLGLYKPLNMAIQRGGGDAFFRCSKQTVKHELVCRWSDGQEGAGKLPCSRSFGTMYELVTHVTVEHVGGPEHSEYVCHWENCARERKPFKAKYKLVNHVRVHTGEKPFPCPFHGCEKVFARSENLKIHKRTHTGEKPFRCEFEGCNRRFANSSDRKKHSHVHSNDKPYMCKVRGCDKCYTHPSSLRKHMKLHCNKTHVPKSGDARPGDGGHAAEARSTRVPDGGQISPPHAPASSQDVPLSPESRDEPTPRSRFHHTFDSSLDYSAHRSQPLLDPLLLQRGSYRSQSSQYPCNQTGHTFAQSPRTFPSTSPFQKSIVNGWYTCHSGVDSFPPKHCNNIPSL
- the zic3 gene encoding zinc finger protein ZIC 3, whose translation is MTMLLDSGPQFASLGMGGFGTPRHHEIGNRDPGLGLNPFAESSHSAAFKISPVAHDIASGQTSAFTPQATGYAAALGHSHGGQVGSYGGGAFNSTRDFLLRNRGVGESTAPSAQHGIFAASAGSLHGPPGITDNPGHLLFPGLHDQGVSHTSPSGHVVNSQMHLGLRGDIFGRPDPYRPVASPRTDPYGAQLHNYNHPINMNMGMNVPTHHGPGAFFRYMRQPIKQELSCKWIDENQMNRPKKTCDRTFSTMHEMVTHVSMEHVGGPEQSNHVCFWEDCPREGKSFKAKYKLVNHIRVHTGEKPFPCPFPGCGKIFARSENLKIHKRTHTGEKPFKCEFDGCDRRFANSSDRKKHMHVHTSDKPYICKVCDKSYTHPSSLRKHMKVHESQGSESSPAASSGYESSTPPVLVSASNEDPTKTPPSAVQNTSGHSEGLAPNFNEWYV